The DNA window GATTGCCCGCGCCGAAGGAATCATGTGCATCGATGCCAGCAGATCGACGCTGCCACCACGCCATCGACTTCCAAACCCAGCACGGCCTCGCTTGGTGCCGCTGCTCCGGGATTGATGTCGAAACCGGCCAGAAAATTCTACGATGTTGCCGCTGCACTGTCAGCTGCAGCACGGAGCCTGGTGATCGCCGCTGAATTTGTTATTGCCCGTTGACTTGTCCGTGGTAGTTATCGGGCAGGCCCACGCTGAATGACGAAACTTCAGAGGTGCCCGATATTCGAAAGCCAGCCATTCTCGCCCACCATCGGACGCAAACGGATTCACGCGACGTGGACGAGATTCTGATCGCTTCCAGCAGAAAGAACCGTCGCTGGCGATGTCATAGGTCGTAGAAACCGTCTGGCCGATGATAAAAATCAGGTCGCCACGGCGAATCCGGACGTCGCTGGCGGATCATTCAGCGGAGCCAGCGACTGAAACGGGGCTTCTGCCAGTGATCCCATCGCCACCGGCCGCGTTCGCAGTCCTGATTGACAAACCAGAACGCGTCGCCAACATCGATGGCCACGATGAACCTGTTTCACCGTCTGAGCGTGTCGATGCGTAAAACGATCGGTTCCGAAGAATCCGGTTGTCGGCGTGTAGCCGAAGGAAAGCTCCATCCGCCGTTACCGTGACATCGCCGACACGTTTCCGATGGTGGCCGAATCATCCACAGACGGTGACGGTCACTCCGCCCGCAACTCCTGCCAGAATTCCATTGGCCGCCGGAACATCAATCGCAACGTTGCCGTTGGCAGAATTTGGTAGCTCAGCATCGGATGCAGTCCTGATTCAGCCACACGCGGCTGAATCCGCCATTCAGATCGGCCGTGACCGCATCGATGGTTCCGTTGCCGTCGATGTCGCCCAGAGCGACCCCCAGAGCATCTCCTGGCGACAGCGTCTGTCCGTTGTCGGAAAACTCACCGACGTTGCCTCCCTGAGCTCCTCCCTGATTGATGAACACGTACGTCCCAGGTACACGGCAGAATCCACGGAGGCGGTCACAAACACATCGATGATCACCGTCACCATCGAAGATCGCTGGTGGCCACTCGGTGAGCACTGCGGCCGAGCCCGATGCTGTCCGCTGTCCACGAACGCGCCTTCCGTGCCGTTCTGAACGCCGCCCTGATTCACATAAGGACACGATCACCCTGTTCGTCGTTGTCGCCGATGTAAACGTCCAGATCACCGTCGCCGTCGAAGTCCGCCAGAGCCACTCCGAAGGCTCCCATGTTGCCAACGTTCCCGGATTCCGTGAACGTCCCGCCGTGCCATCGTTCAGAAAGATACGATTCGTACCGGAACGGGTCGCCGGGTGCATCGTTGTTGCTGAATTCGGTCACCACCGCGTCGATCGTGCCGTTGCCATCGATGTCACCCAGAGCAATCTCCGTCGTGGATCCGCTTCCCCACAACCCGGAACCGGTGTCGGTATACTGCAGCGCGCAACGCTCTGAGCAATCCAGACTTCGCCGCCTGTATTCAGACCATCGATCAGGATCGGCATTGGTCACGGCGATATCGGGCAGAGCATCTCCGTTCAGATTGCCGATGGCGACTCCGATCGAAAACCCATTCCCCAGAGACAACCCGCTATCCGCGAAGTTGCCATTTCCATCGTTCAGCCAGACGGTGTTCGGCCCGATGTTCCCAACGAACGCGTCCAGATCGCCGTCACTATCAAGATCAGCCAGTTCGACAGACGACGCTGATTCCGCTGCCCAGAGCCTGCCCGGAATCCGTGAAGTTGCCGTTTCCGTCGTTCAGATACACTCGATTGGGAGCCCCCGTCCAGTCGGCTGGGGTTTCGTCAGCGTTAAGATTCAGCTGAGCCAGAAAGGCGTCCAGGTCACCATCGCCGTCGACATCACCCAGAGCCACATCGACTGCGGGCGGTCCGTCCAAAAACGCCCCACCCAAAAACTGCCCCACACCCGCCGTCAGCAGACAGCGATCTTCAAAGATTTCCGTTGGAGTCCCACAACCTGACCTGCGGCGTCGACGTTTTGCTTCGAAGCTGCTGAGTTGTGGTCCGGTCAGCAGAACGTTGCTGCGTGCGCGCGATGCGACTTTCTTCAGCCAGTGGCGAATAGGCATGATCAGGCCCTGTGATCTTGAGATCGAATGGAAACGCCGCATGAATTGCATTCAGCGGCGGACTTGCGGATCAGGAATCGGGCGGGCGAATCTCAGGGTGCAGATCAAGCGGCTCAGACGAACCGCGACTCTTTGGAAAATTGCACGAACCCGCTGGATGACCCAACGTGCTGTTCAACGAAGGAGTGGCACGGACTCGCGGCCCGTCGCTGATTCCTTTGACGGAAAAGGACTCGAACCTGTCCTGACCCATCGCACGGAACAGCTTCCCGGTGAGTGCGCAGTGCCTGCAATGCCCGGCGATTCCTGCTTGTGTGGCACGAAATCCGGCCCGGCTGAACGGAAAGCGCGAGACCGTAGAGGTTGGCGCGAAAACAGGTCAAGAAGGGAATTGTGCATTCCGCCGTGCGACTTCGATGCGGCGATCAGCATCTGTGCTGAACCGGCGGATTTCGCGCCCGATGCCCCACTGCGGAGGCGATTTTGTGAACAGAAACCCACCATATGGAAGTTGGGGCATCGGTCCCGGACGTCGGCGGAAATGCAAAGGCGACGAGGGGAAAGCAGCTCATTGTTTTTCGTCATTGTTTTCTCGGCCGACCCCGAGACCGCAGTGTGTGGCCGAGCTGAAGACGGGCGACGGACTGGCTGATCCAGGATTCACTGCCAAAAGGCGACCCTTCACCACGCTGCGGCGAATTGCTTGCACCGCAGCCTCCGTCTGAGGGCGATCCACCGGCGCCCGCCAGTGGCGGGGCCGCGGAACGCGGCCACGCACTTAGCTGAACGATCGGACAATGATTGTGGCATCGTGGCTGCTTATCGTGCAGCCCGAGTTCCGGTAAGATTCCTGTCCGGAGCGCCTCAGGCCTCCCGCCAAGTACGATCAGACCGATGCAAGTTATTGCCAATTCAGCGTCAGTCTCGATTGGCCGTCCCGAACGGGATGCTTCGTGTCCGCCGGAATGCTCCGTGTCTTCAGGTGATAACGGAAGCCGCGTTTGTTCGAGTCCGCAACAGCCGCTGCACCAGCAGCAAACGCGCGGCCGTTTCGATGATTCGGTGACGCCTTGGTGATTTGCAGCAAGACTGTCATGGCAGAATAATCCGTCTCAGGTTCCGAGGTTCCCCACTTTCATCGAGCCATGTATGCGCCCGTTGCTGAGGATCATCTGGTTCTTGTCAGGATCTGCCTTCGTCGCGAGTTCGGCGGCGCAGCAGGCAGAACCGGTTGAGTCGGTGCGCATCGAACGCGGGGAGCTGTCGGTTGAGTTTCGAGACAACTCACAGTCACCAGCCGTTCTGAGCGGCATCGATAAACTAGTCAATACGACTCACGCGGCCGACTACGATGCTTTCGATCCCGATACGGGCGGTGCCTCGGCGGGGTTGAACTTCGAGCACATTATCTCGGGGCATCGGAATCCCTACAACAAGTTTACTCCGCGGCATGGTCCGTACACGCTCCGGGCGCTGGCTGATGGCAGAACTGTCGTGCTCACGCGACGTGCCGAAGACAGCCCGTGGAAGGTTGCCAGCTCGCTGACATACACCGTCCGTGAGCCGTACTACATCGACTTTGAATTCCGCTGCACGCCTCACGATGCCTCCCTGTTCGAACCACACGGCTACGCCATATTCTTCTTCGCCAATTACATGAACGATGTCGAAGACGCGGCGCTGCACTTTCGTGGGCACACGTCAACGGACACGGAAGAAGACTGGATCACCGCTGACGCGCCGCCGGGGCCTCCTGACTGGAATGGAGGAGGAAATTATCGTGCCCTCGACGCCGGGCGTCTGCAGTATGACGACGACGTGGAATTCCGCCTGAATACCTGGTCGTATGACAGGCCGCGTATTGCCAGGCCCTTCTATTACGGCCGCGCTGCGAACGGAATGACGCAGATTCTGATGTTCGATCGCCTCAGTTCCGAACGTGATCAGATTCGCTTCAGCCTGTATAAATTCAAGCTGCCGAAGCACCCTCGACCGGCGTGGGATTTTCAGTATGTGATCAACAAGGTTGAGACCGGTGCGGACTACGGTTTTCGCGGCCGACTGGTGTGGAAAAAGTTCTTGAGCCGCCGAAGACTGCCTGAACGAGTACGAGCGATGGGCCGCCGCTTTCAGGACCAACCAGCCGCAGCAGCCGGCGGAACGGGTTCAGCGACTGAAGCAGCTTCGCCACCGTGTTTGCGCAGGGTGATGTTGTTATTGAAGTGAACGCAAACCGGACAAAGATCGAGGACGAAGACCTGTCGCTCGTCTCCGGCTTCACACAGATGACCGACCTGTCTCTGGAAGAAACGGCAACAGGCGACACGGGGCTCGCTCATTTACCCAAACTGCAGAAGCTTGAATGGCTCAATCTGTATCGAACACGGATCGGCGATGAGGGTCTGAAACATATCAGGCTGCTCCGAAATCTCCGGCATTTGCCCGTCGGTGAGACGCACGTGACGGACGCCGGACTGGCACATCTGAGCGACATGGAGCAACTCCTGTATCTTGGCCTGCGCGGAAATCACATCACGGACGATGGCGTCAAACATCTGCGAAAGCTCGTCAAGCTTACAGGACTGCATCTCGGCGGTACCAAAGTGACTGACGCGGGAGTGACGCACCTCCTGGGCATGACCAGCCTTGAGAAACTATGGCTGGATGAGACGTCGGTTACGGACAAGGCAATTCCGATACTTGGCAAGCTCACATCTTTGCGGGATCTTCACATCGCCGGGACAAATATCACGGCCGAAGGATTCAGGCGACTGACGGCACTGCTGCCAGAATGTCACATCGAGAATGGACCGTGAGGACGGCATGAGTGTCGTGTTGTCGTTTCTATCCGCTGCGGCACTGACAAATCTGCATTTCTGGCGTGTGTCTGCGAGTGCCGCCTGACCTCGCTGTGCCAGGCGACGTGCGTCAGTCGCTGCATTGATGCAGTCCTGCTCTTTGCGTCAGTCACAGTGCCATTGTCGTCGTTATCCGGCATCCCGGGGCAGCGGCAGCTCCACAACATCGCCCGTCGCAGCGGAGCGATAGCCGGCGAGGAGTATCTCCGTGGCCGTTGCGGCCACGTCCGCGGAAACATCACTCGGACGACCTGACTCGATGCAGTCCAGGAACCAGCCTGCATCACTATTCTGTTCCGCATCGGGCGGTGTGATCCACGCCTGCCTGGTTTCGCCACGAATCGATCCGGCTTTGGTGCTCCTCCCCACATGCCCATCGGATCCTCCGGGTCCCGTTCGGGGGCATTCCATGGGACAGAGTCGGCCCAGACCGAAACTCGGGGGCGATCGAAATCCACGATCGTGGTCCGTTTCGTTCCCACCAGACACGTTCGATTCAGTCCGCCGGCCGGATACGACCGCCAGCCGGTGCGGCCTGCGGAGATGGTGGCAACCACTCCACCGTCCAGTTCCAGCAGCATCTGGCCGAAGTCTTCCATGTTGTTCGTCTGATGTTCGCGAAAGAAGTAGTTTCCTGTCGTGGCGCAGACGCGTCGCACTGCTTTGTCCTGCAGACAGAGCAGTGACACCAGCGAATAGACTCCCACATTGGACAACTCGCGCTTCGAATCCATCAGTTCGTACCGCTCGGGAATCAATGTTTCCTGACGCACTTTCCCGAGCGATGCAGTTCCCGCTGTTCCTTTTGCGAAGCACAGATCGGCATGAACGGCCGTCAAATCGCCCAGGCGATCCGGCAGAATTTCGCGCTGCATTCGACTCATGACATCACCGTGCAAAGCTCCACATATGGCTGACAACGCCGGCGGCACGGACGGCGTCTCGAATGGCATCTGCTTCTTCGAGTGTCGCGGCAAGTGGTTTGTCCAGGTAGAGATGTTTTCCGGCCTGGGCCGCCTGAACGATGATCCTGCCTCGCCGTATCGGTTCTGCACAAATACTGACGATATGCACGTCATCACGACGGAGCGCCTGCTGCAGGTCCGGGAGAACCGGAATGCTGAGGCGGTCGGCCAGCTGATGATTGAGTCGCCGTCGACGCGGAGTGATGTTGTCTTCGTCGGTCACTCCGATCAGTCGACATCGGGGATCTTTTGCCAGACTGTCGGCATACTGGGGTTGATGCGTGTGATCTCCGGCAACCAGCAACACACCCCAGGGCGGCCTTTGCGCCTGCAGCTTCGATGCGGCGATCGCAGGCTGTTGCCCCGCATCCGACGGATTCAGCTTTCGCCTTCCGGAGGCGGTTGGCCTCCGTCCGTCAAAACGAATCGACTGGCCCGAACGAAGCGACGCCTGCAAATGTTCGAAAATTAGTGTCTCCACATCGGAGAGATTCGGTTCCGGCTCATCGTCGTCCGTCCCGAATCCACAATCGTGCTCCCACGACAGAATTCCGCGGTCTCCCCAGACAATCAACTCGAGCATCGGCTGCGCGGAGATGCAGCAACCCACCGAAACCAAAGCAGACTGGCCGGCTGCAAAGCAGATCAGAGTGCTGATGTGTCCTGTTTCCACCGCGCCGAACGCCGTCAATCGTTCGGGACGACTGTCGAACCATTCTCCCACGGCGTTAAGGATGCGCGCGGTCAGCCTTTCGATCCGACCATGATCGGCGCCCAGTTGTGCCGTCACACGAACGGCCACAGGCCGTCCCGCCTGCCCCGTCTCCAGAGCCGCCAGAACGGTCTGTGACGCAACTTGAAACGCATTCACAATTCCGCACTCCTCGACGGTTACTGATTTCGTACGTCCCGCCGGGAAGACTGCTGTCGGTCGCACGTGTGACTCACTCGGAAAACGGTAACGGGAAACCCGCTCCGGATCGAGCGAGAGTCTCGGAGTGTCCGAAGGATCGCCGTCTTTCCGGGTCGACATAAGGTTTCCCCGGAATCGATCCATGCGGCGAATGACAAAGTCCCGGGGTTCTGTGTTCACCATCGTCAATTCATCGATTACAGTGGCGTTCCCTCCTGCGAACGATTTTCGCACGATCCTCCTTCCTGATTGCTGAGCGGTGCCGAGTCATGGGGCGAATCCGGCCAACAGTTCTCACGGCCCTGATTGTGCTGATGAGTTTCCCGGTGATCGCGTTCGGTGATGCACCATCATTTGAAACGGCTGTTCGCCCGATCCTGAAAGCTCACTGCTGGCAGTGTCATGGTGAAGAAGAGGAAATGCAGGGCGGACTGGACGCGCGCCTGGTGCGATTTCTTCTGGAGGGCGGCGAATCAGGGCCTGCTGTTGTGCCGGGCGACCACAAGGCGAGTTTGATGTTCCAGCGCATGGCGTCGGGAGAAATGCCGCCCGGTGAGAAGAAAGTATCGACGGAGGAGCTCGATCAGGTCGCTGGATGGATCGATTCCGGTGCGTCCACGCTGCGTCCGGAACCGGAGGCGCTTGCAACCGGAGATACATTTACTGAGGAAGAGCGAAATCACTGGTCGTTTCAGCCGATCGCGAAGCAAGTCATTCCGGATGTCGCACGTTCGGAACTCGTGCGAACTCCCATCGATTCGTTTCTGTTGGCGAAACTCGAAGACCGGAATCTGA is part of the Planctomycetaceae bacterium genome and encodes:
- a CDS encoding VCBS repeat-containing protein, coding for MPGRLWAAESASSVELADLDSDGDLDAFVGNIGPNTVWLNDGNGNFADSGLSLGNGFSIGVAIGNLNGDALPDIAVTNADPDRWSEYRRRSLDCSERCALQYTDTGSGLWGSGSTTEIALGDIDGNGTIDAVVTEFSNNDAPGDPFRYESYLSERWHGGTFTESGNVGNMGAFGVALADFDGDGDLDVYIGDNDEQGDRVLM
- a CDS encoding FG-GAP-like repeat-containing protein, which codes for MPIRHWLKKVASRARSNVLLTGPQLSSFEAKRRRRRSGCGTPTEIFEDRCLLTAGVGQFLGGAFLDGPPAVDVALGDVDGDGDLDAFLAQLNLNADETPADWTGAPNRVYLNDGNGNFTDSGQALGSGISVVCRTG
- a CDS encoding Gfo/Idh/MocA family oxidoreductase, with amino-acid sequence MNAFQVASQTVLAALETGQAGRPVAVRVTAQLGADHGRIERLTARILNAVGEWFDSRPERLTAFGAVETGHISTLICFAAGQSALVSVGCCISAQPMLELIVWGDRGILSWEHDCGFGTDDDEPEPNLSDVETLIFEHLQASLRSGQSIRFDGRRPTASGRRKLNPSDAGQQPAIAASKLQAQRPPWGVLLVAGDHTHQPQYADSLAKDPRCRLIGVTDEDNITPRRRRLNHQLADRLSIPVLPDLQQALRRDDVHIVSICAEPIRRGRIIVQAAQAGKHLYLDKPLAATLEEADAIRDAVRAAGVVSHMWSFAR